One [Clostridium] saccharolyticum WM1 DNA segment encodes these proteins:
- a CDS encoding MATE family efflux transporter has protein sequence MNQNAVTTETLKQNQITEGVIWKQLLLFFFPILFGTFFQQLYNTADAVIVGRFVGKEALAAVGGPTGPLINLLIGFFIGLSSGAGVIISQFYGARQEGQVSRAVHTAMAFSILCGAILMGVGILAAPYALLAMGTPDDILQYAVLYMRIYFAGVIPNLVYNMGAGILRAIGDSKKPLYFLIASCFTNVVLDILFVVYGHMGVMGAALATIISQMVSAVLVILVLIRTRESYHLVPKDIRIDRDMLQRIIRIGFPAGLQSVMYSSSNIIIQSSVNALGTDTIAAWTAYGKIDSVFWMIISAFGISITTFVGQNYGAGKKDRIYKGIRVCMIMSFASAAVLSVLLYTFGNYVYLLFTTDEAVIQKGTQILRYLAPTFFTYVCIEIYSGSLRGAGDCWIPMILTSLGVCALRVVWICVAVPLRPTMETIIFSYPLTWATTSLLFIVYFNWFGKLRRKQFPARIKKKIS, from the coding sequence ATGAACCAGAATGCGGTTACTACAGAAACACTTAAGCAAAATCAGATTACAGAGGGAGTGATTTGGAAACAGCTTCTTCTGTTTTTCTTTCCCATTTTATTTGGGACTTTTTTCCAGCAGCTTTATAATACCGCCGATGCTGTCATTGTAGGCCGGTTTGTGGGAAAGGAAGCGCTGGCAGCCGTGGGAGGCCCTACGGGACCCCTGATCAATTTACTGATCGGTTTCTTCATAGGGCTTTCTTCCGGCGCCGGGGTCATTATTTCCCAGTTTTACGGAGCCAGGCAGGAAGGACAAGTCAGCCGGGCGGTCCATACCGCAATGGCTTTTTCTATCCTATGCGGCGCCATCCTGATGGGAGTCGGCATCCTGGCAGCTCCCTATGCCTTACTGGCTATGGGAACTCCTGATGATATCTTACAATATGCGGTCCTGTATATGAGGATCTATTTTGCGGGAGTGATCCCGAATCTTGTTTACAATATGGGCGCAGGGATTCTAAGGGCTATCGGAGATTCCAAAAAGCCTCTGTACTTCCTGATTGCAAGCTGTTTTACCAATGTGGTCCTGGATATTCTATTTGTGGTCTACGGGCATATGGGCGTCATGGGAGCGGCTCTCGCCACCATCATTTCCCAGATGGTCAGTGCAGTTCTTGTGATCCTGGTTTTAATTCGGACAAGGGAGTCTTACCATCTGGTGCCTAAGGACATCAGGATTGACCGGGACATGCTGCAGCGCATCATAAGGATCGGATTTCCTGCAGGGCTGCAATCAGTTATGTACTCATCATCCAACATCATCATCCAGTCCAGCGTCAATGCACTGGGAACAGACACCATCGCCGCATGGACAGCCTATGGAAAGATAGACAGCGTGTTCTGGATGATCATCAGTGCCTTCGGCATTTCCATCACCACCTTTGTAGGGCAGAACTACGGTGCCGGAAAAAAGGACCGAATCTACAAGGGGATCCGGGTCTGCATGATCATGAGCTTTGCTTCCGCTGCTGTGCTCAGCGTTCTTCTCTATACCTTTGGGAATTATGTTTACCTGCTGTTCACCACCGATGAGGCGGTCATTCAAAAGGGGACGCAAATACTCCGTTACCTTGCTCCCACCTTTTTTACCTATGTCTGCATAGAGATTTATTCCGGTTCTCTTCGCGGAGCAGGAGATTGCTGGATTCCCATGATACTTACCAGCCTTGGCGTCTGTGCCCTCCGTGTGGTCTGGATCTGCGTGGCAGTTCCCTTACGTCCCACCATGGAAACCATAATATTCAGCTATCCCCTGACCTGGGCTACCACTTCTCTGCTGTTCATTGTATATTTTAACTGGTTCGGTAAACTGAGAAGAAAACAGTTTCCAGCACGAATCAAGAAAAAAATATCATAA
- the addB gene encoding helicase-exonuclease AddAB subunit AddB: MSLQLILGGSGSGKTFRLYTDLIRQSIEQPDTRYIAIVPEQFTMQTQKEIVSLHPNHGVMNIDIVSFQRFAYRVFEELAISNPQVLDDMGKSMVLRKVASNKKKDLVLYKEHLSKSGFISQLKSMLSELYQYGITPEMLNQGIPDNVSPMLRQKLSDISVIYQGFKDYIRDKYITTEEILDVLCRVLPRSELIKNSVITLDGYTGFTPVQYRILKLLLNYSKRVIVTVTIDPSENLNRKTGVQELFHMSRQMIWKLNELAKETGTGKEKDILLKNHPAVRFLGAAVTESREGTYGENALDFLEQNLYRYKGISCQDAPGSIRLIKAINPMDEVAFVIRSIEEEIRYQGLRYRDMAVITGDIGGYSNEIIHQFQLNGIPYFLDDKKSILKNSMVELIRAAMEIIQKDFTYESVFRYLRTGLITAKEDEEKADRLENYVIAMGIRGFKKWDSQWEGWYRGGKELNLEELNRYREEIMAPLRRLKAAFGETDSTVASMTRAVTALLMETGIQEKMLAYEEKFRAMGEFTLAMEYSQVYGLVMDLFDRLAGLLGEEHVSRREYGEILDAGFSEIQVGLIPATLDRVVVGDITRTRLDHIKVLFFVGVNDGIVPVKKEKSSLFTDREREFLGDHQMELAPTAREEGFRQRFYLYLALTKPEKRLVLSYAAMNGSGKSLRPSTLIGELKKLFPGLSEASPSRLSVPLTMREAKDRLADGLRDYGKRGEERRFLELLRAFLKSGEHREEGKRLTEAAFHAYEEKGIGKLAAKALYGSVISGSVTRMEQYASCAYAHFLSYGLELMERQEYELAAMDIGNLFHDAIGLWFQRMKEEGRDFKTLTEEERKSLVHECVTKVTEEYGNTILKSSARNAYLAGKVERITDRTVWALSEQLKKGDFVPVGFEVSFSAADQLKAMRIPLSKEEAIHLRGRIDRLDLCEDEEAVYVKIIDYKSGSTSFDLSSLYYGLQLQLVVYMDAALEMEERRVEDKPVVPAGIFYYNINDPVIDREGEMTDEEVSGKIQKQLRMNGLVNSDLNAISHLDHEIGTESDVIPVAMKNGIIQEARSSVAGGKRFSSLRQYVREKLKSEGREILDGVIDVNPYKQGNRSACDYCPYHAVCGFDLKTAGYGFRKFKPLKSEEIWPVIEGEEEEGE, from the coding sequence ATGTCCCTTCAACTGATATTAGGCGGCTCCGGCTCCGGCAAGACCTTCCGGCTTTATACGGATTTGATCCGCCAGTCCATAGAGCAGCCGGATACCCGGTATATTGCCATAGTACCGGAGCAATTTACCATGCAGACCCAGAAGGAGATCGTTTCTCTCCATCCAAACCATGGGGTTATGAATATTGATATCGTAAGCTTTCAGCGATTTGCCTATCGGGTATTTGAGGAGCTTGCCATCTCAAATCCCCAGGTACTTGATGATATGGGAAAATCCATGGTACTGCGTAAAGTGGCATCCAATAAAAAAAAGGATCTGGTCCTTTATAAAGAACACTTATCCAAATCCGGTTTTATTTCTCAGTTAAAGTCCATGCTGTCGGAGCTATACCAGTACGGCATAACGCCGGAGATGCTAAACCAGGGAATACCGGATAACGTAAGTCCCATGCTTCGGCAAAAATTATCTGATATATCTGTTATTTATCAGGGGTTTAAGGATTATATCAGGGATAAATATATTACCACGGAGGAGATTTTGGATGTGCTGTGCAGAGTCCTGCCCCGGTCGGAGCTGATTAAGAACAGCGTGATCACCCTTGACGGCTATACCGGCTTCACTCCTGTCCAGTACCGGATCCTTAAGCTGCTTCTTAACTACAGCAAACGGGTCATTGTCACTGTAACCATAGATCCTTCTGAGAACCTGAACAGAAAAACCGGAGTCCAGGAGCTGTTTCACATGAGCCGGCAGATGATTTGGAAATTAAATGAGCTGGCAAAAGAAACGGGAACAGGAAAGGAGAAGGATATTCTTTTAAAGAATCATCCGGCCGTCCGTTTCCTGGGAGCGGCGGTCACGGAAAGCCGGGAAGGGACTTATGGGGAAAATGCCCTGGACTTTCTGGAACAAAATTTATACCGCTACAAAGGAATCTCCTGCCAGGACGCCCCAGGCTCCATACGCCTTATAAAGGCCATAAACCCCATGGATGAGGTTGCCTTTGTAATCCGTTCCATCGAAGAAGAGATCAGGTATCAGGGGCTTCGTTACCGGGATATGGCTGTCATTACCGGAGATATTGGAGGCTATTCCAATGAAATCATTCATCAGTTCCAGCTAAATGGGATACCTTATTTCCTGGATGATAAAAAAAGCATATTAAAAAATTCCATGGTAGAGCTGATCCGGGCGGCCATGGAAATCATTCAGAAGGATTTTACATATGAATCTGTTTTTCGTTACTTACGAACCGGTCTCATTACGGCTAAAGAGGATGAGGAGAAAGCCGACCGCCTGGAAAATTACGTGATTGCCATGGGCATTCGGGGGTTTAAAAAGTGGGATTCCCAGTGGGAAGGCTGGTACCGGGGAGGGAAGGAACTTAATCTGGAAGAGTTAAACAGATACCGGGAGGAGATCATGGCTCCTTTAAGGCGATTAAAAGCAGCCTTTGGGGAAACGGATTCCACCGTTGCCTCTATGACCCGGGCGGTGACAGCCCTTCTTATGGAGACAGGGATCCAGGAAAAGATGCTGGCTTACGAGGAAAAATTCAGGGCAATGGGCGAATTCACCCTTGCCATGGAATACAGTCAGGTTTACGGACTGGTCATGGATTTATTTGACCGTCTGGCAGGGCTTCTGGGGGAAGAGCATGTAAGCCGCAGGGAGTATGGGGAAATCCTGGATGCAGGATTTTCCGAGATCCAGGTGGGGCTGATTCCGGCTACCCTGGACCGGGTAGTGGTGGGAGATATTACCAGAACAAGACTGGATCACATTAAGGTGTTGTTTTTCGTGGGAGTCAATGATGGGATCGTGCCGGTGAAAAAGGAAAAAAGCAGCCTGTTTACGGACCGGGAGCGGGAATTTCTGGGTGATCACCAGATGGAGCTGGCTCCAACTGCCAGGGAAGAAGGGTTCCGGCAGAGGTTTTACCTATACCTTGCCTTAACAAAGCCTGAGAAAAGACTGGTCCTATCCTATGCGGCTATGAATGGCAGCGGGAAAAGCCTGCGCCCCTCCACTCTGATCGGAGAACTGAAAAAACTGTTTCCCGGCCTTTCAGAAGCTTCCCCATCCAGGCTTTCTGTCCCTCTGACTATGAGGGAGGCAAAGGACCGTCTGGCGGATGGGCTGCGGGATTACGGGAAACGTGGGGAAGAACGAAGATTTCTGGAGCTATTAAGGGCCTTTCTCAAGTCTGGGGAGCACAGGGAGGAAGGAAAAAGATTGACTGAGGCCGCATTCCATGCCTATGAGGAGAAAGGAATCGGAAAATTAGCGGCAAAAGCCCTTTATGGCTCTGTCATTAGCGGAAGCGTCACAAGAATGGAGCAGTATGCCTCCTGCGCATATGCCCATTTTTTAAGCTATGGGCTGGAACTAATGGAGCGGCAGGAATATGAGCTGGCTGCCATGGATATTGGAAACCTGTTTCATGATGCCATTGGCTTATGGTTTCAGCGCATGAAGGAGGAGGGAAGAGATTTTAAAACCCTCACAGAGGAAGAGAGGAAAAGCCTGGTCCATGAATGCGTAACCAAGGTAACGGAAGAATACGGCAATACTATTTTAAAAAGCTCCGCAAGAAATGCATATCTGGCAGGCAAGGTGGAACGGATCACAGACCGGACCGTGTGGGCACTGTCTGAGCAGCTGAAGAAGGGGGATTTTGTTCCTGTGGGATTTGAAGTATCCTTTTCCGCTGCCGACCAGCTAAAGGCCATGAGAATCCCCTTATCAAAAGAGGAAGCCATTCATTTAAGAGGCAGGATTGACCGTTTGGATTTATGTGAGGATGAGGAGGCCGTTTATGTGAAGATCATCGACTACAAATCCGGAAGCACGTCCTTTGACTTATCATCCCTGTATTACGGCCTTCAGCTTCAGCTGGTGGTCTACATGGATGCGGCATTGGAGATGGAGGAACGGAGAGTAGAGGACAAGCCGGTAGTTCCTGCCGGAATTTTCTATTATAACATAAACGATCCTGTCATTGATCGGGAGGGTGAGATGACCGATGAGGAGGTCAGCGGAAAAATACAGAAGCAGCTTCGCATGAACGGACTGGTCAACAGCGATTTAAATGCCATCTCTCACCTGGATCATGAAATCGGGACGGAATCGGATGTGATTCCGGTGGCTATGAAAAACGGGATCATACAGGAAGCCAGGTCATCGGTTGCAGGAGGAAAGCGTTTTTCTTCATTGAGGCAGTATGTGCGGGAGAAATTAAAGTCAGAAGGAAGGGAAATCCTTGACGGTGTCATTGATGTTAACCCCTATAAACAGGGAAACAGGAGTGCCTGTGATTACTGCCCCTACCATGCGGTCTGCGGATTCGATTTAAAGACAGCCGGATATGGTTTCCGGAAATTTAAACCTTTAAAATCCGAGGAGATATGGCCGGTCATTGAAGGGGAAGAGGAGGAAGGAGAGTAA
- a CDS encoding FMN-binding protein, translated as MSSKTKIVVLRMKEIIYTAIFVGLGILLITLFLVMFRPKKDILPTSGDPVRYVPGVYSSVITLNSQDINVEVSVDSKKITSVTLVPLSEAVTTMYPLMQPAMDNLSQQIIKNQSTKNISYSTETRYTSGVLLKAVDQAITKAQITE; from the coding sequence ATGAGCTCCAAAACAAAAATAGTTGTTTTACGAATGAAGGAAATCATCTACACCGCAATCTTCGTCGGTCTTGGAATCCTACTCATTACTTTGTTTTTAGTTATGTTCCGTCCGAAGAAGGATATTCTCCCAACTTCCGGTGATCCTGTGCGCTATGTTCCTGGAGTGTATTCTTCCGTCATCACTCTGAACAGCCAGGATATCAACGTAGAGGTTTCGGTAGACTCCAAAAAAATCACTTCCGTTACCCTGGTTCCCTTAAGCGAAGCCGTTACCACCATGTATCCTTTGATGCAGCCGGCAATGGATAACCTGTCCCAGCAGATTATTAAAAACCAGTCTACAAAGAATATCTCCTATTCAACGGAAACCCGCTATACGTCGGGCGTGCTTCTAAAGGCTGTGGACCAGGCCATAACAAAGGCACAGATAACCGAATAA
- the selD gene encoding selenide, water dikinase SelD — protein MIPDREVRLTQMTKTAGCAAKIGPGTLAGILENLPKFQDPNLLVGIETSDDGAIYKVNEETALIQTLDFFTPVVDDPYTFGQIAAANALSDIYAMGGEPKVALNIVAWPNCVNPALLGKILEGGASKVLEAGAVLAGGHSIQDDEPKYGLSVTGFVHPDKVFKNSEARPGDVLILTKPLGTGIVNTAVKADMASEEAKEEVIRVMTSLNKKAKQVAEHYEIHSCTDITGFGLAGHSVEMAEGSGVTIEIFVKDLPIQKEAISLAKMGLIPEGAYRNRSYTEEKVDFGDTEEYIRDIFCDPQTSGGLLLSVSLKTGESIMEDLKKAQMDTAFAIIGRVVEKEEKSVKLR, from the coding sequence ATGATACCAGATCGAGAAGTAAGACTTACCCAAATGACAAAAACTGCGGGATGTGCAGCTAAAATAGGTCCCGGTACACTTGCCGGGATATTGGAGAATCTGCCTAAATTTCAGGATCCTAATCTGCTGGTGGGGATCGAAACCTCTGATGACGGGGCTATTTATAAGGTCAACGAGGAAACCGCATTGATCCAGACCCTGGACTTTTTTACCCCTGTGGTGGATGATCCTTATACCTTTGGCCAGATAGCTGCTGCCAATGCCTTAAGCGACATTTATGCCATGGGAGGGGAACCAAAGGTGGCTCTTAATATCGTGGCCTGGCCCAACTGCGTAAATCCCGCTCTATTGGGAAAGATTTTAGAAGGAGGGGCATCTAAGGTCCTTGAGGCCGGGGCTGTGCTGGCCGGAGGGCACTCCATTCAGGATGATGAGCCGAAATACGGATTAAGCGTCACCGGATTTGTCCATCCGGACAAGGTATTCAAAAACAGCGAAGCCAGGCCGGGGGATGTTCTGATTTTGACAAAGCCTTTGGGAACCGGGATCGTCAATACGGCAGTAAAAGCGGATATGGCTTCAGAAGAAGCAAAAGAGGAAGTGATCCGTGTCATGACCTCTCTGAATAAAAAAGCAAAACAGGTAGCAGAGCATTATGAAATCCATAGCTGCACCGATATCACCGGCTTTGGACTGGCTGGACACTCCGTTGAAATGGCGGAGGGCAGCGGGGTTACAATCGAAATCTTTGTTAAGGATCTGCCTATTCAGAAGGAGGCCATAAGCCTGGCTAAAATGGGACTGATTCCGGAAGGGGCTTACAGGAACCGTTCCTATACTGAGGAAAAAGTGGATTTTGGGGACACCGAAGAGTACATTCGTGATATTTTCTGTGATCCTCAGACATCCGGAGGACTTTTGCTCAGCGTTTCCCTTAAGACAGGGGAAAGCATCATGGAGGACCTTAAAAAGGCCCAGATGGACACAGCCTTTGCAATCATCGGACGAGTCGTGGAAAAAGAAGAAAAATCAGTAAAGTTGAGGTAA
- the addA gene encoding helicase-exonuclease AddAB subunit AddA produces MRICWTEEQKAVIESRNRNLLVSAAAGSGKTAVLVERIIRMITEGESPLRIDQLLVMTFTKAAADEMRERVLKAVDEKLVENPDSAHLQMQAAMIPYAQITTIDSFCLGLIRDHYNKLDIDPAFRVGDEGELLLLRADVMKEMLEEHYEKADPLFEKFVETYATGKSDKGIEDYIMQVYTFSQSNPWPAEWLDRCRQELETCDMGHIMDTGWMKFLMKDVKMQLWELKIQMEKAMEVCEEENGPEAYLPMLAHDLQMLDRLYLAENYEALNEQLKNVSFDRLASIRSKEIDGEKKAFVTGIRDRVKKAVGKLLEFYCFESPKEVLSDIRGSRDAVTTLLSLAGEYGDKYRDKKREKNLVDFNDLEHYALEILLDKEEGKTVTTQVADELSRQYEEILVDEYQDSNDVQEALINSISRERFGTPNVFMVGDVKQSIYQFRLARPQLFLEKYDSYSVDEGKYQKIELHQNFRSRDEVLKGINEVFYQIMTRNLGDIPYTKDAALHPGAEFLKADGRLGEKPELLMIHGSGNLIKQLDDDGAECTSREMEAKTIAWKIKELTDPVKGLLVWDKGLEGKGGYRVAEYGDMVILLRSLSGWAEDFVSVLMNEGIPAYAERKTGYFTAPEVETVLSMLNIIDNPMQDIPLAAVLKSPMGRVTDEEMAHLMAVWKKTAKKGQDRGLYGAWQHYRKEYEGGGDPEYPELFKKLEDFNSMLSIYREKSSYLSIHELLFDLYEGTGYYDYISAMPAGEVRRANLSMLVEKASAYEKTSYTGLFHFIRYIENLKKYDTDFGEASLAGEDNTVRVMSIHKSKGLEFPVVFLAGMGKKFNKQDAYGKILIDPDLGIGTDYLDLERRLKAPTLKKHALRRKMELGAMGEELRVLYVAMTRAKEKLVMTGLDRYLDKKLERFAEIMRVEGQIPFTILSSADSYLDWMLMSLSGKYSLSQILSEEGADTGSLIVKELSVPDLVGGEMERQAEKKLTKDALLSLDTERSYDQEFGAELKAAFEYRYPYLADTRLHTKVTVSELKKQGQFTDEEESGFLPAIPAFLREEGKKEKTGGAFRGTAYHRALELLDFGMVTTGEALRNALEGFRKDRRMDEESLSQLSEHVLLSFLTSPLGTRLAAAQREGRLKKEQQFVVGIPARDMDAGDSDERILIQGIIDAYMEEEDGLVLLDYKTDFIRPGEEKVLVNRYQTQMDYYQRALEQMTGKRVREKIIYSLSLEKEITLG; encoded by the coding sequence ATGAGGATTTGCTGGACAGAGGAGCAAAAAGCTGTCATTGAAAGCAGAAACAGAAATCTCTTAGTGTCTGCGGCAGCAGGTAGCGGCAAGACAGCCGTTCTGGTGGAACGGATCATCCGCATGATCACGGAGGGAGAATCTCCTTTAAGAATCGATCAGCTCCTGGTCATGACATTTACCAAGGCGGCTGCCGATGAAATGCGGGAGCGTGTACTGAAAGCCGTGGATGAAAAACTTGTGGAGAACCCGGACAGCGCCCATTTGCAGATGCAGGCGGCCATGATCCCCTATGCCCAGATCACTACCATAGACAGTTTTTGCCTGGGTCTGATCAGGGACCATTACAATAAGCTGGACATTGATCCGGCTTTCCGGGTAGGGGATGAGGGAGAGCTTCTCCTTTTGCGGGCAGACGTAATGAAAGAGATGCTGGAAGAGCATTATGAAAAAGCCGACCCTTTATTTGAGAAGTTTGTGGAAACCTATGCCACGGGAAAGTCTGATAAGGGGATCGAGGATTATATTATGCAGGTTTATACCTTTTCCCAGAGCAATCCCTGGCCGGCTGAGTGGCTTGACCGGTGCCGGCAGGAACTGGAAACCTGTGATATGGGGCATATTATGGATACCGGATGGATGAAATTCCTTATGAAGGATGTGAAAATGCAGCTTTGGGAATTAAAAATCCAGATGGAAAAGGCCATGGAGGTGTGTGAAGAGGAAAACGGACCGGAAGCTTATCTGCCCATGCTGGCTCATGACTTACAGATGCTGGATCGCCTGTATCTTGCGGAGAATTACGAAGCCTTAAATGAACAGCTAAAAAACGTCAGCTTTGACCGCCTGGCCTCCATCAGGAGCAAGGAGATTGATGGGGAAAAAAAGGCATTTGTAACAGGAATCCGGGACCGGGTGAAAAAGGCGGTGGGAAAACTTCTTGAATTCTATTGCTTTGAATCTCCAAAAGAGGTCCTTTCCGATATCAGAGGCTCCAGGGATGCGGTAACAACCCTTCTTTCCCTGGCTGGAGAATATGGGGATAAGTACCGGGACAAGAAGAGAGAGAAAAACCTGGTGGATTTTAATGATTTGGAACACTATGCTTTGGAAATACTGTTGGATAAGGAAGAAGGAAAAACCGTAACCACTCAGGTGGCGGATGAGCTTAGCAGGCAGTATGAGGAGATCCTGGTGGATGAATACCAGGACAGCAACGATGTGCAGGAAGCTCTGATCAACAGCATTTCCAGAGAACGGTTTGGTACTCCCAATGTGTTCATGGTAGGAGATGTGAAGCAGAGCATCTACCAGTTCCGCCTGGCCAGGCCTCAGCTGTTTTTGGAGAAATACGATTCTTATTCCGTGGATGAAGGGAAATACCAGAAAATAGAATTGCACCAGAATTTCAGAAGCAGAGATGAGGTCCTAAAGGGAATCAATGAGGTTTTCTACCAGATCATGACAAGGAATCTGGGAGATATACCGTATACCAAGGACGCAGCCCTTCATCCGGGAGCAGAGTTTCTCAAGGCCGATGGTCGTTTGGGAGAGAAGCCGGAGCTTTTGATGATTCATGGATCAGGGAATTTAATAAAGCAGCTTGATGATGACGGAGCCGAATGCACCAGCCGGGAAATGGAGGCAAAAACCATTGCCTGGAAGATCAAAGAGCTGACTGACCCGGTAAAAGGTCTTTTGGTCTGGGATAAGGGGCTGGAAGGAAAGGGCGGTTACCGGGTGGCAGAATATGGGGATATGGTGATCCTGCTCAGGTCTTTAAGCGGCTGGGCGGAAGACTTTGTAAGTGTTCTGATGAATGAAGGAATTCCAGCCTATGCAGAGCGGAAAACCGGGTATTTTACAGCCCCTGAAGTGGAAACCGTTCTGTCCATGCTGAATATCATTGATAACCCCATGCAGGACATTCCTTTGGCGGCAGTGCTTAAGTCCCCCATGGGCAGGGTAACGGATGAGGAAATGGCCCATTTAATGGCTGTCTGGAAAAAGACGGCTAAAAAAGGCCAGGACAGGGGATTATATGGAGCATGGCAGCATTACAGGAAGGAATATGAAGGCGGGGGGGATCCGGAATACCCAGAGCTTTTTAAGAAGCTGGAAGATTTTAATTCCATGCTTTCCATTTATAGGGAAAAGTCATCTTATCTATCCATCCATGAGCTGCTTTTTGATCTTTACGAAGGGACCGGATATTATGATTATATATCCGCCATGCCGGCAGGAGAGGTGAGAAGAGCCAATCTTTCCATGCTGGTGGAAAAGGCTTCGGCTTATGAAAAGACCAGCTATACCGGATTGTTTCATTTCATCCGATACATTGAGAACCTGAAAAAATACGATACGGATTTTGGGGAAGCTTCCCTGGCCGGGGAGGATAACACGGTCCGGGTCATGAGCATCCATAAGAGCAAGGGACTGGAATTCCCTGTGGTATTTCTGGCAGGTATGGGGAAAAAGTTCAACAAGCAGGACGCTTACGGAAAGATCCTTATTGACCCGGATCTGGGAATCGGAACCGATTATCTGGATTTGGAACGGCGGTTAAAAGCACCTACCTTAAAAAAACATGCCCTGCGGAGAAAAATGGAGCTGGGAGCCATGGGGGAAGAACTGCGGGTGCTTTACGTAGCCATGACTAGGGCAAAGGAAAAGCTGGTGATGACCGGACTTGACCGGTATCTGGACAAAAAGCTGGAACGGTTTGCCGAGATCATGAGAGTGGAAGGACAGATTCCCTTTACCATTCTCAGTTCCGCAGATTCTTATCTGGACTGGATGCTCATGAGTCTTTCAGGAAAATATTCCCTCTCCCAGATCCTTTCGGAAGAAGGGGCGGATACCGGGAGCCTGATCGTAAAGGAATTGTCTGTACCTGATCTTGTAGGAGGAGAGATGGAACGGCAGGCGGAAAAGAAGCTGACAAAGGATGCACTCCTTTCCCTTGATACGGAAAGGAGTTATGACCAGGAGTTTGGGGCGGAACTAAAGGCTGCCTTTGAATACCGCTATCCCTATCTGGCCGATACCAGGCTCCATACCAAGGTGACCGTATCCGAGTTAAAAAAACAGGGGCAATTCACCGATGAGGAGGAAAGCGGCTTTCTTCCTGCGATTCCTGCATTCCTAAGGGAAGAAGGGAAAAAGGAAAAGACGGGAGGAGCCTTCCGGGGTACGGCATATCACAGGGCTTTGGAGCTGCTGGATTTTGGAATGGTGACAACAGGGGAGGCGCTTCGCAATGCCTTAGAGGGATTCCGGAAAGACCGGCGGATGGATGAGGAAAGCCTTTCCCAGTTATCGGAGCATGTACTTTTGTCCTTTTTAACCTCGCCCCTTGGAACACGGCTGGCTGCAGCCCAGAGGGAAGGACGTCTGAAAAAAGAGCAGCAGTTTGTAGTGGGCATTCCTGCCCGGGATATGGATGCAGGGGATTCCGATGAACGGATTCTCATCCAGGGCATCATAGATGCCTATATGGAAGAGGAAGATGGTCTGGTTCTGTTGGATTATAAAACGGATTTCATCAGGCCGGGAGAAGAGAAGGTGCTGGTTAACCGGTATCAGACACAGATGGATTATTACCAAAGGGCTCTGGAACAGATGACAGGGAAGCGGGTCAGGGAAAAAATTATTTATTCCTTGTCTTTGGAAAAGGAAATAACTCTTGGATAA
- a CDS encoding YitT family protein, giving the protein MWKKLRRDKRVRNVMTTLAVVFSALLQTFVIQAFIKPAGLLSGGFTGIAILVDRVTSLYGFNISTSLGMIALNIPVAWACSRNISKRFTFFSLMQVFLASAFLRIFNFSPIFEDRLLNVIYGGVLYGFGIVLALRGNASSGGTDFIALYVSNKTGNSIWSQVFIGNVLLLSIFGMIFGWDYAGYSILFQFVGTKVISTFHHRYDRVTLQITTVQGPKLANKYVEAFRHGISCVDAVGGYSKKKMYLLHTVVSSYEVADIITLFHEVDEHVIVNAFKTQQFFGTFYRAPME; this is encoded by the coding sequence ATGTGGAAAAAACTGAGGAGAGATAAGAGGGTCAGAAATGTAATGACAACCCTGGCAGTTGTGTTCTCCGCACTTTTACAAACCTTTGTGATCCAGGCATTTATCAAACCGGCGGGGCTTCTGTCCGGAGGGTTTACAGGAATTGCAATTTTGGTGGACCGGGTAACTTCCTTATATGGATTTAATATTTCCACCTCCCTGGGTATGATTGCCTTAAACATTCCCGTTGCATGGGCCTGCAGCAGGAATATCAGCAAACGGTTTACCTTTTTTTCCTTAATGCAGGTATTTCTGGCCAGTGCATTTTTAAGGATATTCAATTTTTCGCCTATATTCGAGGACAGACTTTTAAATGTTATTTACGGCGGAGTCCTTTATGGATTTGGAATTGTACTGGCACTTCGGGGCAACGCTTCCAGCGGGGGAACGGATTTTATCGCCCTGTATGTGTCCAACAAGACGGGCAATTCCATCTGGTCCCAGGTTTTCATAGGAAATGTACTGCTGCTTTCTATTTTCGGAATGATCTTTGGATGGGATTATGCAGGATATTCCATTCTGTTTCAGTTTGTAGGGACGAAGGTCATCTCCACCTTTCATCACAGGTATGACAGAGTCACCCTTCAGATCACCACCGTCCAGGGACCAAAGCTTGCCAATAAATACGTTGAAGCCTTCCGGCACGGTATTTCCTGCGTAGATGCGGTGGGAGGCTACAGCAAAAAGAAAATGTACCTGCTTCATACGGTGGTGTCTTCCTATGAGGTGGCGGATATTATCACCCTGTTTCATGAGGTGGATGAGCACGTAATCGTAAATGCATTTAAAACCCAGCAGTTTTTCGGGACTTTTTACAGGGCGCCTATGGAATAA